The nucleotide window GAATCATCTCCACTACAGGTTATATATAAGTGAatgactttgctgtatacttaccagaaactaacaaaacattgtaaatcaagtatactacAAAGAGtaaacacatatttaaattttaaaaaattgttgtttgGAAAATGACTCAGAAGAGCAACCCTACTTTTAGGTACTAACTCCCTGGAAACTTATTTATACATATGAGAACACAGAATATTCAGTGAAGCACTAATTTATAATAATGACAAAGTGGAAGCCAATTATTTCTGAAAAGAAGAGGAAGTCtggtttatataataaaattttgtaCACCAAGCAAAGTAAGCTACATCTGCCAACATGGACAAGTCTAAAAACAGTGTTGAGTAAAAACTTGTTATTAAAAGATGTATACAACATAACATTcatgtaaaaatgttaaaatacaaaGCAGTTTTAATAGTCTATGGATAAACACTACAACAAGAATAAAGAAATAGTAAAATACAGAAACTACAGAAGTACAGGATATCCCTGggggtgcagtggataagaatccgcctgccaatgcaggggatacaggttcgacccctggtccaggaaggttccacGTGCCGAAAGCGACTaataagcctgtgcaccgcaaccactgaagcccacgggCTCTAGAGCCAGCAAGCACAAACACTGAGCCGGGCCCGCACaccgagagcctgtgctcggcagtGAGCGGAGCCGCTGCAGTGAACACCCCTGCACCCGAGAGCAGAGAAACTGCAGAGAAGGTCCGCGTGTGGCaccggagacccagcacagccagaagtaAATTAAACCAAATTCAGAATAGTCGAGTTTGGAGATGAAGGGAAGGTGAGGATAAAGGTAGATCAAAAAATGTCAGAAGAGAAAGATCCATAAAGTAATAAATAGTAAAGGCAATCAATGGCAAAGAGCAGGAGTTGGCAAGCTTTTGGGGTAAAGGGcttgagagtaaatattttagactttgcaaGCTTAAGggataaaataaatcaatagcaAGTTTTtgatttaaagacaaaaaagcaTCTTTACCTGGCAGACCGTGCAAAAGCAGACTGtgttaaaaacattaatttttgatttaaagaaaaatatactttataaaacaGATTCTTTTTCACTGAAAGCATTATTACTAAGACAGAAACAAGTTATACTTGGACCTGCAGGCTGCACACTGCTAGCCTAGAACAGCCATCAGTCCAGCAGGATTTTCTGGAGCGACAGGAATGGACTGTATCTGCGTTGTCCCCAGCGTGGTAACCACTAGACTTCTGTGGCTGCTGAGCACTTGCGATGCAGCAGCTGTGACTGAGAAGTTAAGCTTTAAAAATTGTACTGAATCCTAAGACAGCAATCCTAGAGTTTGAATGAATTCAAACAGCAGGTGGAAGGGCAGTAGCTGAataaacaaactggaaaaataagacCGTGATGGGAGAGTAGGGCATGTGAACCCGTGATTCCATCAGGGGCAGGAAAGTCTGGGCTGACTCTCAAGGAGCGCAGGTGGGCATGGAGCTGCAGGAGAGAGCTTGAGGTCAGGGTTGGAAGAGGAAGCTGGGACACAGACACTGCTACCGGGACAGGGAGGCTCCcgtgagaagaggaaagagaagagacacGCGAGGATGGCACTGTGACAGAGGCGATGCCACGGGCAAAGCCAAGGTTTGGGGGAGAAACGTCCAGGGAGGGTGAGAGCAGTGACGGCTGAGACAGAGACGACCCGAGAGACAGGATATGTCTGTATTTaaagactggaaaaaaacaaactcactGTCTTATACAAACTTTATTGCTCTCTAAACACGAATCAAAATTTATAGCAGTATATAAAAGTATGGGCTTCAAACTCTCAGAACTGAACTCTCATcgaatttacttttttcttagaaAGGTAAATTCTATTCTCTAATTAGGAACCTTGAGGAAATGAAGTCACACCAGGATCTACAGGCAGAGGCAGAGACCTCAAGCCAGCTGGTCCTCTCCGGGCAGCTGGAGCAGTTAAACCAGGCCAGACCCACTCCAGCTCGGGCCACCGTCTACTCTCCACATCGGGGTCCCAGGTTGGCTGGGTTGCAAGCTGGCTTCACATCACCTGAGTCCCTGACTCGAGTGAATTCGTGGCTTCAGGTTTGAGCACGCTTCACTTCTGCCGCTGGAGTGTCCCTCGGCCATAGACTTAGGAATTTGATCAAATGCACAAAAAAGGTCCTGGCTTTCACACATTTAACATTTGGCATTTTTGACTAAACAAGGAACTATTCTGACAGGCCATGACGCAGTAATTTGTGATTTTGCTAACGCATCACTTTCAACAATGGGCACGTGGCACTGTGGGTTTAGAGGCAGTCACTTGCCCAGTCCCTGAGCCTAAGCAACCTCCAGTTCTCTAATCACGATCTCAAACACATTCtgtctgaaaaaaatcaaatacagcGATGGTATAAGGAACCCACAAACAGCTCAGTGTATACTCTACTGTGAACGACAAGGATTCATTTTATTCAAACACTGTACAGAGTTTCAAAAGGTCTTCAGTCTGTCTTCAAAAATTCATTCAATCATAGTACTACCCACTTAAGGGAAGAAAAGATGCCTTATAACGAAAACATCTTAATTTGGAGAAACATGATTAATTTCCTAATGTTGGTATAAGATACATCAATTAAGTTTTTGGcaatataaaaaaatctaaactaTGATAGTGCTTGAGTCCAATTACTTATagctagaagaaaaataaaccaaatgtaTCAAAGGTTTAGGAAGACACATCACTTTTGAAGTACAGTTTTGAAGACATGTTCATGATCTATAGACTTGTCAAGAGAATATTCTATGGCAATAGTTCAACCGTTCGAGCACTGTTACAGATTCCCTCCTGGCGCCACAGAAGTGGGTGCAGGATGAATTTCAATAGCATCTAACACAGGCTTCATTGTACttgcttcacattttttttttagaacagtgtctggaatCTTTTTTCTGCTTGAAAATAGGCGAATTCAAGAAACACAAATCCGTGAAAGGGTCCCCTCTCCTCAGTTTCCTGTAAGAGCAGAGAGAACTCTTAAGCATGAGGATAAGTATCCCAATACTAACTTACTCTTCAGTTTAAGTTTATTGTAGATCATGCCATTGTTAATATTCTCACTTCAGTTTTTCATCAAAACAGTGTATTTCAAATAAGGCTCACCCTTTAATGAAGCTCTGTAACCTTACTCTCCCAGGGGTGTCATTAAAAGTGAATTCCCACAAGCCAAATACTTACGAAGCGAGCGTGGGTTCCTTATAGTTCACCACGGCAGCTGTGCACCTGCGTTTACGTAAAGACACTGGTGGGCTTTCTACATTCTTttttggagaaagagaaagctttCTGGTTTTCATCACAGGATACAAAGGGACATTCGTGATATCCTTCAGGGTAAAATGAGGCGACTGGGGAGCTTCAGGTAGTGCACCTACAAAAACAAGAACAAGTTTTATTGAGTACGCTTCCAAAAACCAGACAAACACAGGGACTGAAGCCATGTGATTACACACCTTAGATGCATCCAAAatctgcagaggaaggaaaactcccaaactcattctacaaggccaccctcaccctgacaccaaaatcagacaaagatacacaaaaaaagaaaatcacaggccaatatcactgatgaacatagatgcaaaaatcctcaacaaaattctagcaaacagaatccaacaatactCTGAAaggatcagggcttccctggtggctcctgtaatgtaggagatgcaggttcaatccctgggtggggaaaaaagagcccctggagtaggaaatggcaacctatttacgataaaaaactctccagaaagtaggcttagaaggaacatacctcaacacaataaaggccatAGACAACAAACCCACAGTAAACGTTATTCTCAAcagtgagaaactgaaagcatttcctcttaaTATTGGGAACGAGACAGGCTGCCCATTCTCGTCATGATTATTCAATGTACTTTTGGAAGTcctggccatagcaatcagagaggaaaaagaaataaaagaaacccaaatcagaaaagaagtaaaactctatttgctactatacacagaaaaccctaaagattccaccagaaaattactagagctaatcaatgaatacagaaagttgcaggatacaaaactggcacagaaatcccttgcattcatacacactaacaatgaaaaatcagaaagagaaattaaggaaacaattccattcaccactgcaacaaaaagaataccgaggaataaacctacctaaggagacagaaGTCCTGTATGCAAACAACTAAAACACTGATGCATGAGATCAGAGATGACGAGTGGAGAGATACACCAcgttcttggattagaagaacaatattatgaaaaatgactatactacccaaagtaattacagattcaatgcaatccctaatCAAATtgccatttgtatttttcacagaacaaaaaatttcacaatttatatggaaacacaaaagtccccaaatagccaaagcaatcttgagaaagaagaatggagctggaagaatcaaccttcctgacttcagactatcctacaaaactacagtcatcaagccaatatggtactggcacaaaaacagaaacataaatcaatggaacaagacagaaagcccacaGACAAACCTacgcacctatgggtaccttttttttgacaaaggaggcaagaatacacaatagagaaaagacagcctcttcaacaagtggtgctgggaaaactggatagctacacgtgaaagaatgaaactagaacactttctaataccatctatccatgggattctccaggcgagaatactggagtggattgccatttccttctccagaggagctccctgacacagggatcaaatccaggtctcttcccttgcaggcagattcttttgtctgagccaccagggaagcccttctaataccacacacaaaaaaataaactcaaaatacatgaaagatttaaatataaggccagaaactataaagctcttagaagaaaatacaggcagTACATTcattgacatacatcacagcaagatcctctgtgacccacttcctagagtaatggaaataaaaacaaaagtaaacaaacgggacttaataaaacttaaaagcttttgcacagcaaagggagtcactcagttgtgtccgactctttgtgaccccatagagttctccaggccagaatactggagtgggtaaccattcccttctccaggggatcatcccaaaccaggtctcctgtactgcaggcagattctttaccagctgagccaccagggaagcccaagaatactggagggtgtagcctatcccttctccaggggatcttcctgacccaggaattgaaccagggtcgcctgcattgcaggcggattctttaccagctgagctaccagggaagccctccaaaggGAAAAGCAACGGAAAcgataaacaagattaaaagacaaccctcagaatgagaaaaaataattgcaaacaaaactgacaaaggattaatctgcaaaatatacaagcagctcacacagctcaataccagaaaaacagaaGACCCAAGCAGACTTTTCTCTAAAGACGACATAAACAGATGgccaacacacacatgaaaagatgacattgctcattattagaatgaggtatcacctcacaccagtcagaaaggccatcattaaaaaatctacaaccaataAATTTGCAGAGATATGGAGATATACATTCCCACcactgggaatgtaaactgatacagccacatACAAAGCACAGTACGGAGTttgcttaaaaaactaggaatagaactaccatatgatccagcaatcccactactgggctaTACCCCGAGAAAACCGTAACTGGGAAAGAGatgcatgtaccccagtgttcactgcggcactttttacaatagctgggacacggaagcagcctagatgttcatcaacaggtgaatggatacagaaattgtggtacatgatgatgctgtgaaaagtgctgcactcaatatgccagcaaatatggaaaactcaacagtggccacaggattggaaaaggtcagttttcattccaatcccaaagaaaggcaatgccaaagaatgctcaaactaccgcacaattgcagttatcttacacgctagtaaagtaatgctcaaaattctccaagccaggcttcagcaatatgtgaaccatgaacttcctgatgttcaagctggttttagaaaaggcagaggaaccagagatcaaattgccaacatctactggatcatcgaaaaagcacgcgagttccagaaaagcatctatttctgctttattgactatgccaaagcctttgactgtgtggatcacaataaaccgtggaaaattccgaaagagatggaaacaccagactatctgacctgtctcttgagaaacctgtatgcaggtcaggaagcaacagttataactggatgaggaacaacagactggttccaaataggaaaaggagtatgtcaaggctgtatattgtcaccctacttatttaacttctatgcagagtacatcatgagaaacactgggctggaggaagcacaagctggaatcaagattgccaggagaaatatcaataatctcagatatgcagacgacaccacccttatggcagaaagtgaagaggaactaaaaagcctcttgatgaaggtgaaggaggagagtgaaaaagttggcttaaaagctcaacattcagaaaacgaagatcatggtatctggtcccatcacttcatgggaaatagatggggaaacagtggaaacagtgtcagactttatatttttgggctccaaaatcaatgcagatggtgattgcagctatgaaattaaaagacgcttactccttggaaggaaacttataaccaacctagacagcatattaaaaagcagagacattactttgccaacaaaggtccatctagtcaagactatggtttttccagtggtcatgtatggatgtgagagttgggactataaagaaagctgatcgccgAAGAagtgacgcttttgaactgtggtgttggagaagactcttgagagtcccttgggctgcaaggagatccaaccagtccatcctaaaggagatcagtcctgggtgttcactggaaggactgattctgaagctgaaactccaatactttggccacctcatgtgatgagttgactcattggaaaagaccctgatactgggagggattgggggcaggaggagaaggggacaacagaggatgagatggctggatggcatcatcgactcgatggatatgggtttgggtaaactctgggagctggtgatggacagggaggcctggcctgctgcgattcatggggttgcaaagagtcggacacaactgaactgaactgattgataccACTGAAAGTTACTCAGCCTTAAAATaggacacatttgagtcagttttaatgatgTGGTTGAACTTAGAGCCTACTGTACAGAGTGACGAAAGAAAGATATTGTATACTGACACACGTGTATGGAATCTACAAgggtggtactgatgaacttatttgcggGGCAGCGATGGAGACAGACCTAGAGAACAGGGTTGTGGGCGTTGTGGGAGGAGCTGAGAGCGGCAGGGAGACGCACATCAGCACGTGTAGACAGAGCCCCGCGCCAGTGCTCTGCACAACCTGTGGGGTGGGGTAGGCTGAGAGATGGGGACGAGGGGGACACGCGGACGCCTGTGGGTGATTCATGCTGGTGTGGGGCAGAAgccagcacaacactgtaaagcaagtatcttccagtaaaaaaaagtacacaaaatCCAGCATTTTATAatataggtttttaaaaacttgttcatCTTTTCCTCTCGGTATAACACTGAAATAATTATTGTGGCTGTAAAGAACTTACTAAAACAATAGCTTACTGaaacttaaaattcttaaaaatttaaagaaaaaaatgaaaattcttccaTGATAGCTAGGGCACAATGAATTAGTTTCAACTATGCAACTTCACTTAGTCACACCTTATTCTTGAGAATTATCCAGGTCTCTATCGCTTTTAATTCCAACGGTTATCATCAACTGACTTCTTACAGTCTCAGAAAGCCACTCAAGTGCCTTCTATTCTCCACAGTGCTAACGGAAAAACCCAAgtgagctttttggccaaccaaatacTAAATAAAAGAGAATTCTAAGTCATAGTCTCTGTGTAAACCAGGAGAAACAGGGTTCCCTCTAGTAAAGCTTTCCAGCTGGTGCTAggaataaagaatccacctgccaaggtaggagatgtgggttcgatccctgggtatcccctggaggaggaaacggcaacccactccagtattcctgcctggagaatcccaggataaGGAagactggcgggttacagtccacggggggacagagttgaacatgactgagcatgcacgtgtgCTAATAAAGCTGGAAGATTAAAAAGTTAGCCAAAGTTTTTCCTATCAGAAACATCCAAGTTATTCTACCTGGAGCTACAGCTATATTGGGAGACAGGTACCCAGCACACAGTAAGAACACGACAAGGCAGATAATCtcttaaaattgctttaaaaagcaaattctttCCCAGGAAAAACTAAACTTTAACTGTAAAATGATTTTATGTTTAATAACCACTGTTCAGGGCTACCTGGGTTTCAGATATTCTGCCTTTCTTGTCTCTACATAAACAAATTGTACTATGCTAATTATTCCAACTTTTGGTTTGGAAACTATGGTTAAACAACATCAGATCAGTTGCTATGTTCTGGAATAAAGCTTCTAAAACTTTTACCCATATATCAATCTTCCAGGAAATTTGTTAAAAAGATACAGATGTGATTCAAGGATGTAGGGTATGGCATGAGATTCTGCTTTTCTAAgaagtttccaggtgatgctgaaggTCTGGGGACCAAACTCTGAGTAACACTagtgcttttttcctttaaaaacttatgAAAATTTAAGTACACAAAGATGGAGAGAACAGTATGAGCCCCCATTTACCCAGCTTCAATAATTATCAACATTTGGCCAATCTTGTTTGATTTACTCTAAAATCATTACAGCATACTTCTTAAAAGAGATATTTGCATGCTACCAATGgggaaaccagagaaggcaatggcaccccactccagtacttttgcctagaaaatcccatggatggaggagcctggtaggctgcagtccatggggtcactaagagtcaggcacgactgagcgatttcactttcacttttcactttcatgcattggaaaaggaaatggcaacccactccagtgttcttgcctggagaatcccagggacggggaagcctggtgggctgccgtctatggggtcgcacagagtcggacacgactgaagtgacttagcagtagcaatggggaaacagtggaaacagtggctgactttattttttggggctccaaaatcactgcagatggtgactgtagccatgaaattaaaagacgcttactccttggaagaaaacttatgaccaacctagacagcatattaaaaagcagagacattactttgccaacaaaggtcgtcttgtcaaggctatggtttttccagtggtcacgtgtggatgtgagagttggaaagctgagtgcagaattgattcttttgaactgtggtattgtagaagactgttgagagtcccttggactgcaaggacatccaaccagtccatcctaaaggaaatcaaccctgaatcttcattggaaggactgaggctgaaactgaagctccaatactttggccacctgatgcaaagacctgactcactggaaaagaccctgatgctgggaaagactgaaggcggagaaggggacgacagaggatgagatgggtggatggcatcactgactcaatagacatgagtttcagtaaactctgggagttggtgatgaacagggaggcctggcgtgctacagtccatggggtcgcaaagagctggacaccactgagtgactgaactgaactgtaccacctaactgggcttccctggtggctgagctggtaaagaatctgcctgtagtgcaggagacctgggttcgatccctgggttgggaagatcccctggagaagggaatggcaacccacttcagtattcttgcctggagaatcccatggacagaggagtctggtgggctacaattcacagggtcacaaagagtcagatataactgactAACACCATCCTAACAACCGTAACAGTGCTGTTATGGGGATCAAATGAGCTAGCATAACAGCATTTTGAGAATGATAAAACTTGCCTGTTTATGTTCGCACACTAACTATTAATACAGTTCCCAGATGAGAATCTTTGTGGGCAGCAGCAGGCTGTATTGTCAATATTTGGACTACTTTCTGATCTAACCAATAAAAGCAAGATTTTCTAAGCCACAGTTTTTAGATGTTTTACACATGTCTTATAAAATACTACTAAGGAATTGAGGAAAAGGTTTTCTTGGTCTTATTAGGCCACCTTCACGAatagaaaattcttttaaattctggATCCTGTCAAGTTGACGATAAAGCAAAGTCATTAAAATCACAGGTCGCTGGATTTAAGTTCGATTTCATTTTCGGGGGATGTTTCAGAGGAGTGCATAATAGGCATTTTAATTCAACCTAACTTACACCTTTCCTTGCTTTGGAAGGTTTCATTTACTGAAAGTAAAAACACTCTCTCCATGACAAgtactatttgtttttaaagaggaTTTAAATTAGCTTAAAGTATGTCAAAGCTACACACTGTGGTTTGCACCCCCAGTCCCCCACTATTTAATTTTTCCCAAAGAGACAGATGGTAAGTCTataacctcctccagggaagcagATGGTAAATGCTAGTATGTAAGTACCAGGAGTGATCATTTATCATAAACATCAAGAGTGCAGGCAAACAAGTAAATCACTTACCAGGAGGCGTCTCCATTGTCTCAGAGCCCCCATGTCTCAGTGCTCGTTTAGGCCGAGGCCTGGGGACAGGACTCCTGGTTGATTCACTGCTGAGAACTGGACTGGACTTGCATGTGGGAACATAGAGGTCATCAGAATCATCTCCTGAACAGCTTGATTCACAGATGCTCACATCAGATTCATTGTTGGTTTCTTCTCTTGTAGCATCATTGCACACTTTTTGCCGGAAAGGAGTAAGGTGAACACCTTCTTCCAAATTAAAATTGTAAGCGTCACAGGaggtgacagttttattttcacttttgctcCCTTTATACTTTGATACAGATTTTGATTTCCCCCTTTTGTTAGCTTtcgcttttccttttctttctttggcacCTCTGTGCTTGCTTttagtttgttgtgatttataGTCATAAGcatctttctttgttttggtAGATCGTCCTGGGTGAACCAGCCTTGGGGATAAGTAAATCTGACTCCTGCTGTACCGACAAACACTTTGTTCTACGTTTTCAGGTATCCGTGTGCCTATTGGCGGGTCTACAAATCTAATCCTTTCTAGTTCCAAAGAGTCCTCTGACAAATGACTGATTCCAAAATCATCCACAGCACTCGTCTGACATGGACTgttaatgtatttctttaaaccACGACGGAGAGATATAGTTCTAGGTAAGACAATATCAGTTGACTTATCTTCACTTGAATCCAAATCAAATCCTGGTCTGTCTTGAGAAATAGTAGGTACTGgctctgagaattaaaaaaataaaataaatgagaaaaacaggTTCACTTTATGGAAATTTAAATTAAGAATGTTAGAATTCAAAGTTAAAAATGGAACTAATGAAAATTCTTTCTGTAGTTTTCCATTTactctaaataaatgaaaatctgggGAGCTTACTATGTACTTCCTTTTGACTGTCTACACCTATATATTCCAAGGCTGTTACAAGGGTTAGGTAAGGTAACGTATGTTCAGTGCCTCACAGAGCAGCACGTCGCAGCTCAGCCAACTGCAGCCACGGTTGTAACCAAGGTTTCTGGCTACagatttggaaaaacaaaaatggatgGATTTTAAAACCCTTTTGTGAttctgtgtaaaacagatagaTATTTGCTTTGAGCAGAATACCAGATGAGCAGAtcttaaaaggtaaaaaaaacaaaaattagagaaatttaaTTGCTACATGTTCTCAAAGATCTCATCGTGCCTTAACGGTATTTTTAGATTT belongs to Bubalus bubalis isolate 160015118507 breed Murrah chromosome 1, NDDB_SH_1, whole genome shotgun sequence and includes:
- the SGO1 gene encoding shugoshin 1 — protein: MGARGGEFERGGRRNPGSEAGVSEVPACAAVPSRGAWCEQSDSCGGSRGPVLEQKMAKERCLKKSFQDSLEDIKKQIKEKRSKNLTEVKRKSLIIAPCQTITNTSKVLNYEDNNRMLALALENEKSKLKEAHDVILKLRRECYLLSYQLYTLRNKLTSQQTEDPAQNLELCPSGMDSNSDSNCRDSSVERLPQVLEGADCPGQEESFQGEEPVPTISQDRPGFDLDSSEDKSTDIVLPRTISLRRGLKKYINSPCQTSAVDDFGISHLSEDSLELERIRFVDPPIGTRIPENVEQSVCRYSRSQIYLSPRLVHPGRSTKTKKDAYDYKSQQTKSKHRGAKERKGKAKANKRGKSKSVSKYKGSKSENKTVTSCDAYNFNLEEGVHLTPFRQKVCNDATREETNNESDVSICESSCSGDDSDDLYVPTCKSSPVLSSESTRSPVPRPRPKRALRHGGSETMETPPGALPEAPQSPHFTLKDITNVPLYPVMKTRKLSLSPKKNVESPPVSLRKRRCTAAVVNYKEPTLASKLRRGDPFTDLCFLNSPIFKQKKDSRHCSKKKM